Within the Rosa rugosa chromosome 2, drRosRugo1.1, whole genome shotgun sequence genome, the region CAGAAAGAGTTATAATCAACCACCATCTGATAACTATAAAAGAACTCATACTGTATATTACGAGTCTTTCAAATGTCAACTGCATTGTGTAATATGACATTAATCAAAACATATATTTTTAAAAGGCCTTTTAAGGAATTCTATTTTGACAGGTAACGATCAGAAAGATGGCATTACTAAAGAGCTCACGTGCCTGAAGCATCAAGTATTCAGTAAGATCTTTAACTCCAAAGCCCTTCAGACCTGAAATCATGAAATGCCTACAAGAAGAAATAACCAGCAAGTTAGAAGTATTCATGAGAACAATGCAcaatttttaaagaaaagacgAAACATCATCTTTCATTTTTTGAGGAAACGTTACCTTTCATACCCGGGAAGATCTTTAAATTGCTCGGCAACCGTTAACaagtctttctttttctcaactaAATCAACCTTGTTCATACATAAAACTCGCTTTTGTGTTGGGTGTGGCTCCATTCCCATGCGTTTGATCGTTTTTATAACCCTTACATCAGGTCTATATGATTGTAAACAAAAAACCAGGCATTGGATCAGGGACCGACTAAAGTCTACAGAATATCCAAATGCAACGGATCACTAACCTGGTAAGATGCCTATGGACGTCAAAAATAACTATGAGGACATCATATAAATTAACTGAGCTCCAAGCACTTTCAACACGAACCTTGAAATCCTTGTACGGAATTCCACGGGTGTTTATTGAAAGACCTGGAGTATCAAAGAAACACTGCATAGCAATAGAGAAAAAGAATGTTGATCAAATGTGTAGAAACAACTACAAGAAATGTTATAAGCTTCATTTTATGAGCTCTTCAGTCAGTGAAGAAAAACCAATTAGAAAGCATGTATACCTGCTCTGAGCCACTAATTGAAAATAAGCAGAAAGTACTATAGCTAGAGAAAGGCTAATATGCTGAGATTTAGACCCTTAAAATAGAACTATGACAAATGGTGATGCATTTCCAAAAAGTTTCTTTAAACAAGATGCATGCCATGAAATTTTATATTAAATAATTGAATATTGGCAGTATTTTGCTGCAGAGCAGGAAAGGTAGTAGAGCATTGATATGGTAAGGAATACTGGTATGCTACATGGTTCACAGTCTACAAACATGATGCTCACTTGGCTTTTTCTTATaacgtttttgttttttttgaagcCTTGGTTTTTTCTGTAGAGGTCGTGGTGTAACCTTAGTTCTATGTATACAGCACAATTTAAAACAGTAACCTtgataataaaaacaaaaaaaaaaaaacaaaaaacaaaaacaaaatgcatTAGACAAAGGAGCTATTGATCCATGGGAATAATCAGATTCAAAGGCAACTCATTATCATAAAACTTTCTAGCATAAAGAACTCGTGTTAATAAGTATCACAAAGCTCAAGAGATTGTTTTTTATTCTGTTGTGTAACAATCTTATAATTCAACTGGGGCAAAACATTAACTGCATCTGGTAGTTTAATTGGTTGTGAATTATTGGCCAAGCACATTAGAACATAGCAACTTTATCGGACATTTTCCCAGAGTAGCAAGGTTTACAGTCTAAAAGCACGTATACATACAATTTGGGTGTCTCCTTCTGTTATAACTCCTAACACTTCATGAGTAGTTGTGTTTGTCTTCCGTGAAACAGCAGAAACCTTTGTTCCAACCTATAACAAATGGAGAGAGCATGGTTACAATGAAAGTCAGCAAGCATTAAAACAATGTTACATTCATATACTAAGTTATTTTCTTGAAGATACTACCCTAAGCTATTTTATATCATACAAAGCAGTACATTGATAACGAAGGTTTCAAACAAAGGATCTCTCAAGCCTATATATATGTCCAGTATTGGACTCTCAAATGCTTGTCATTTAGTTCGAAAATGTTGGATTAAAACAATTTAGGACAAAAACTTTGAACACAAGATGCTTACTACGATACCTAAGAACTCAGACTCGTGAACCTGTTAAGCCTTCTATCAACAAGCTCATACTTTAACCTTACCACTTACCGGACCAAACTCTAACCACGAAACCTATTACCATTGCTTTGTAAGAAACTAGGCACATTACCATACCCGTGTTCTTCATCTAATCCCATGCCATATACACCCAACACAGCAGAGCAAAAAACCACACCgcatttctcccaaaatcccTGTCAAGCTCATACATTTCCCCTAAAACTAAACTCCCACAAAAAATCCTCAACACCAAAACCACTTCATTCACAGAGTCAATAAATAACCAAGCAACACATCATCAATTTTCTCTAGAGAAATAACCACCTTTAACCcgaaaactcaaactcaaactcaaactcaaactcaaagaaACCAACCATGTAATTCGTCAGCGCAGACTTTCCGGCATTGGGAGCCCCAATAATCCCAACCGTCAACGACTTCTGGTCCTCCTCCTTGACCACCTCCTCCTCACCGTCCGATTCCTCCTCATCTCCCCTCTCCAGCGCCGCCTCAAGCAGCGCCTTAGCGAGCAGCCTCCGCTTCCtctcgtcctcctcctccttcaaaAACCTCAGCTTTGCTTTGTGGGCCTCATCCCCAGGTACCAATCTATCGGCTTTGCTTCTGTACTTCTCGTCCCAACTCGGGTTTTGCGGTTTGGAATCGGAAGCGGTGGTGGGTAAGTCGTAGTGGGTACTGTCGAAGCTGTTTTCGGCGTCGGATTCTGAGGAGGATGGGGTGTGGGTGGGATCGGATTGTTGGGGTTGGGCGGCGTAgaagcggcggcggcggaggaggaggaaggtTGGGGATGGAGTGGTGTTGGTGGGTTTGGAAGAGAGGAGCCTCAGGGCTCTCAAAGATTTCATTTTGGAGTTGCTAGAGAGTGAGCATGAAGGGAGagtgggttttggggttttaggGGTTTAAGGCCACAGGGGTTGTGCTGGTTCGTTTGGATTCGGCTGTGTGGAACCTTTTTCTGTAGTTGGCAATGCATTTTTCGGATGAAGAGGGTTCTGCTGCAGTTGTTGATCATATCTAGCCGTCCATTTATGTTAATGTAAGTGCACGTCTTCATTTTTATCGACAAATATTCATCCGCAAAATACGTGTTGAAAACACTTTTACTAGTGAAATTTAGTCGAGAAATGTATCCATAAAGTAATAGGAAAATAGATTTACGGAGGAAATACTCGTTGGCAAAAGCATCTATAAAATAAACATGAAAACACTGTTTACGGATGAATTTTCGACAATAAAAGTAAATAGGTGAATATATTTGCCGACAAAAATGTCGTTGGCAAAAGATCTATAATCTAAATAGGGAAACACTTTCACCTATTTATGCGACAAATCATAAAAACCTAgataaaaaatttaataaaaatagaCATTTTCCGACGATTTATTTGGCAGTAAAAGAGTTCTTTTACGTCggattttggttgagttctTATAGTCACATTTTGGTTCAGTTACTTATAGTTTGGGTGTTCGCCCTCGACTCAAGAGTGACCTTAGCTCGAACATAAGCTCTAATGTAATGAACTAAATTTAGTTTGTATAGGTAAATTTCAACTATTAAGACGACACATACTCGGTAGGATTGTCAAGGATTAAATGGTCCAGATGATTGTTGAATCTACATAGGTGAAAAATTTAGACACTGTAAATCAGTGGAAAGAGTGGATGAGTCGGAGACTCTGAGTAGGGTTAACCTTGCTTCTCAGTGCAGCTTGGGACAGAATACATCAATACAATATCACATCATGATTTGTTCAAAACAATAGTAGACAACAACTGTTCAAACCCAACCATGGCTGTAATTCCAACTAGTCATTGATATGAAGTATCAAACTTTGAGTAATTAAACAAACTGGATTGAAACTATTGAAGAAGCAAATAGCTGAAGATAAGTAAAATGTAATCCTTGTATTATACCTAATCTAAAAGGCTTACAAGTTACAACAAAATCCATAGGAGCAAAAGggagaaataaaaaagaatgatAACTCAAAAAAATTTGCCCCTAACCCATATTCTGGCAAAGAATAGAATAGAACACAGGATAACTTAAATGGCTGGTCATTTGTACGACGAATCAGGGAAGCTTGTCTTGAAATTCATGCAAACTCAGTGATATATGGACCATAACTCAACACCAGATTCCAACAGCTGCCATTTGATCTAAAATGCCATTCGACCAGCAAGCCTGCTCTCCAAAATCCTTCTGTCTATGGCTGCATCGATTGAGCTCATCTGAACAAAAAAACCATAGTAAAGATCATCAGAGAGGAACAATGGACACAATCAACTTGGGCAAGCGAGATACTTAGATTTTGTCCTATCCAAGAGATGTCAAACTTTGTGAAAGAAGCTGACCTGGGCCAAGTCTGATTTCACTGTGCAATGATAAAATAAAGTAATGGTGCTACAATTAAGCAAAGTTCTGTTGGGCTTCATCTGGTTTAATTCAAACCCCCACAACCCAAGAGAGAGCAGGGAGAATGACTAACAACAGATAAACTCATTACACACTTAACTGAGTACATTGTAAAGGTTGGAGCACCTTGAGTCCATTGCAGCAAGCTTGTCAAAATTGTAATTACTAACTAACAACAAAAACAATGTAAATACCTACTTGAACTGATTGATGCAGTTGCGTGCAAACCGGAGAATGGCAGTTTAAACAACCAACCAATAGCAGAAAGATGGTTGATTAAAGGTTCAcatgtttcttcttttcaaatttttaaGATCGAAGTCATACAGAAAATACATTTATAAACAGGAAAGAATTGGTAAACAAACTAATCTGAATAGCCGAAACATAAAGCCTACCCATCTGGTTAGAGAAATCCAACTCCGTAAAAGTAAAAGAGGTAGTATGACTTACCTGGGTAGTTTCATCATGCACCTGATACTTCGCTAAGGACATTCTTCTTTCCTCCTGCAAGAAAACCAAATTAAACAAGTAAGCAACAATACTAGTAAAGAGGAAACTTTAGTAAACATACAGAAAATAAGAAACAACTCACCATGGACATAGCCTCATCATCCCAAACTAAATAGACCTCATTAGTGGCTGGTTGGGGAGCTTTGTTTGCTATTACAGGGGGTGGTCCGATTGATGGGCCACCAGTATTTGGACCAGATGCATAAGAGTGTGAATTATTGAAGTTCCCACCTGTAGCAACCATGATGCATAGAGCATGTCACAATCACAGAACCCACAAATAAGAAATGAACAATAATTCCAAGTCCCTGGCTAATAGAAGAACTGTATTTTTGGCAACTTGGAGGGCATCATTGCAAGGGAAAATCCATATGGAAAGATTATGTTGCAGGCTTATCCTAATTTGTCAATAAGTTACATGATTGAGTGGGTGCATAATAAGGAAGACAACAGATTGGCTTTATAGGATATAAAATGTACTTTAGCCTCTACAATGTGCAAACTAACCTTTCATAAAATTGTTGATTTGACACAACAGATCTCCAAAGCAGCCTCAGAAAAAACATAAAGAGATCTGACGTATCTAATTACTTTGTCCTAGATGAAGGAAATGTCAAACTAAAAGCAAGAACACCAATTCTGTTGAAACCTATGACTAGAAGACAACTTTGGCATTACACCAATAGCACACAGGTAAAGAAAATACTGAATAACATACTAGCTTGAAGTTTTCTTTATAATCCTATTTCTACCCGGGAATCCTGTATCAATAATTTTTAAGAGACTCGATAAACAAGTTTTGAATTATAAAATTATTTAGATATCAATACCTTCCTACGCTTTACATCCCAAAGGTGGGATATACAGTCAACCCCCACCCCTATCCCGCACAAAGACACACACATGCAGTTGAGAAAATACCATATAAACTGTGCCAGTGCTACTCAAACCACCCAGATTATACAAGTACCTACTATTTCCATACATTAATGTTGTTACTTAAAATAAACCTTTTaatttttgagatttttaatTGCCAAAAGGTTGAATTATTTTGaaagaacaaaaattaaaaaaaaaaaaacaacaattatTTTGTAGCATAACCAGATTTGAATCACTGTAGAAATAATACAATAAAAAGAAATCAAACCTGGAATATTTGAAGCATGGTAACTATTTGGAATCGAAGTTCTAGTGCCCTGATGTGCATCCATCGAGCCTAGAGGGTTtgatggattatttgttgaaagcATGGGAGCAGAAAATGGAGAACTTTGAGTTGGTAAATTATTGACACCAACAACAGGAAACAGAGGTTGTGATACAGGTACAGGATGCATAGATGCAGGCAGTCCAGGAGGAGTTACATGTGAAGATTGAAGTCCAGGGGATGTTGTTGATGGTAGAGGTGGCTGCACAGGAAACAATGGCTGTTGTGAATAACCCATTCCGGAAGGCGGAGGAACAGAGACTGCCGGAGGCTGTGGATACCAAGGCTGGGGACGAGGTGCAACTTGCCAACCGTTATGAGGCATTGGGATCGATGAATTGTATCTGATGCAAACAAAGAACATAAGCATGTAAATAAGTTGTTTATAAATCTATAATATGATAATCATGTATTCTACTCCAGAAGGAAATAATTGCTGACCTACTTTTGCCAAACATTAAGATATATAAAGCAATAAAACCTCACAGAAAAGTAAAAACATACATTGGCCGCATTCCAAAAGGTGGTTGGGGAGGATATGTCCCCAATGAACCTGGCACCACACTGCTAACAAGCTGAGTTGATGGGATTTCCACTTTAGCCATTTTTGACGGGGCGTCGTCTTCTGCAAATTGCCGTGATTTTTCAGAATATATTCCAAAAAGTAAACAAGCAAATGAACTAAACAAATTTACAGGGTCTGTGAACTTTGTTTGGTATAACTTGACTTTAACTCTAATGAAAAACACATGCAAAGAGATTTCAAAGTCAAGAAAAAGCACTTGTAAAGATCCTTTACCTTCCTCTCCATAATGTGCAGCTAAGACGTCAGGTGGGATTCCTTGCATCCCATATATTTCAATATCTGTCGATTCCCTCCCAGCCTTTGCATTGGGAACCCTGTAAAATACAGTTTTTCCCAGAAAGAGTATCAGTAGAGTGAaatcaaagaaataaaaagaccAAAATCAATGGTAAGGAATGATTTTGAGGCAAAAAGTTAAATATGTTTTAACAATCTCCAATCATCTACAATAGACTACTGAAAAAGATCCACTGCAAATCGTTTAAACACAAACAGTGTAACAACTAACTGTAAAGTAGGCCATATTACTGGAAATTGACTATATAACAATTAGCTACCCTACAAAAGAATGCATTTTCCTCAGTTAATTTACAGTTCATGTACTTTTTCGTTCTGGTGCTTCAAAACTGAGTCATTGGGAtatcttccaaaaaaaaaaatcacatataAAAGATTTATTTCAAGCACTATTACACAGTTTATCATCACAGTGACATCAAGTACATAGTATAACCCCCCTTGTGCATAAAGGTTCTCTTGCAAATACGCAGAACCAAGGGAGAAAAACTATTAGCATAGAAAATAGAAATTCCCTTTAGCAATAGATTATCTTCCTGAAGTTTCAGGGTGTTCTCTCATTAGTGATTGTAACACATTCCCGTTTCAAAACGACTAGAAAACCCAATTGTATAATAGATTCTTTCCTGGAATCCCACTAGCACTGAAATTCCAAGCATCAAGCTACCAAAGTGAATAAACGATCGAACCGAAATTTGCCAAGAAACTTAAGATAACTTAGCAGCCTATTAATTCCACTGACCACTAAGCTCTCAACCTACTCAGCTAACACACAGACTCTCCAATCCgatatcattaaaaaaaaaaaattaaaaatttcaccCAATGCCCATTACAGAAATCACAACAACTGACCAAAAGTCCAAATTTTGTTCAATGGGTGTTCTATATTTTCGAAGACCCAATCCGATACCAACAACAGAAAACTGATAAAGATCATATTTTTCACATAAAAATCAATGAACCCAATAGTTTCACACTCCAAAATCAGCAAGCcaacaaagtcaaaattagggtttagataagagaaagaagaaagggtaTAGAAGGCAATACTTGGTGACGTTCTCTTTGTGGACCTGGAGGACATGAATGGCCATACCCCCAGCTGTAGAAAGCTTCTTGTGGCAGACATGGCACTTGAAGTGCTTAGCTTTCTGGTGCTGCACCAATATCTTCTCGTCGTCAAACTCCCTATCGCAGTAGTAACACCACACCTTCGAGGccaccctcttcttcttctttcccatTATGCCCCttcgcctctctctctctctgggtcttcttcttcttcttcttcttctttcgcgCTTTCTCTATCTCCCTCGCGTTTTTGGGTATCTGGGTTTTTTGGggggttttctttctttcttctctctctctctctctcagaatgGGATCTgtggtttgttttattttgtttcccTTGTATTTATATTACACTCTTTTTTGACCGACAGTCAAAGTTGTTTATTACCCCCATTGAGGTTAGGTCTTCGGTTACTGTTCTGACCATGTTAAGGCCCAACTAGGGTAACCCGACCCGACAGATACTCGGGTCGGGTCATAAACACCATCGGGTTGTCGTCCGCATTCCACGACCGGCGGCTGATAGATAAATATATGAGATCGTATAGAATTGAGATAGAGAAAGTTGTCGACTTTCCTAAACCAAGTCAGATTTCATGTTTAACGATCGTGTTTTATGATCCCCAACACATCTTAAAGTCTTACCTTGCAAACTCTGGAGTTATAGTTGTAAAACTTGGCCTTCTGCAAATTGTTTTCTTAAATGTGGACTACAAATGTGATAGATAGCATTGCAACATATAATTGATAGGACTAACTTGACCTATGATGTTGATTAGCACTGGAGTTTGATCCATCATATTTACTGTCATTCTGCAATTCTCGGAGTCCGAAAGAATGTTACATACAAATGCCTGAAGCCACAATTTTAATGACCGAGTTTAAGAGAAAGCAAGTGCAAGTGCAAGTCCTTTAACATTAGCATTTAATTCAAAGCTAAAAGGTGAAGTCTTAGCATCTGGTTTAACAAGTGAATTCTCTTCTAGAAAGAAGGTTCTCATATCAGTATCGTATCTCAGGTTTAACAGCAGATGACAGAATGAAAACCAACGGAGTTTTCAAATAGATTCTTAATCTAAATCTAATCTGCACCATGCTTTTCTGCTCTCTTTCTAGCATCTTTGGAAACGGAAAATCAGCATTTTACTCTTCTTTCTTGGAGGATTGGGAAGAGCTGCCAGCGTCAGCTGCAGACTGGTTTACACTAGCTTTGGCCTCAGCAAGAAATGCAGGATCAGGCTCATGTTTATCCGAAGGTTCCTTcattgccatatatatatagaatgcaATAACTATATTGACAGAAACAACAGCAAGGAATCCACTCAACAGAGTGAGGGTATGGGGAGACAAGTCGCTCGAACCTGTTTCGAATGAATAACATCCTTGATCAGATAACCGATAGGAAAACCTAGGGATATAAATCGCGAAATATtacataaaatatatatataggcacAGAAAATGTAGATAAGACAAACAAATGTGAAGAAGTTATCCATTTGATCCCATGTAGCCACTAAAAGGCCACTTCTCTGGATGAAAGTGCAGCCTGGGCCATAAAAACTGATTAATACTCGTCTTTATCATCATGAAAACGGATCTCTGAACAATTGGCATTAGATTTGTGGCTTGCACCAATCAAAAAAATACACAGCAGCAATTTTCTTCATCAATATCAGATAAGACATATGACTTTCTCAAATATTATTGGAGCAGCTTTCTCGAAAGGAGGCATTGCCTTAATCTACAATTGTGGCCAATGGGTCTTCTCATGGTACTGGGTTTTGCATGTTAGTTACCTTCGTTTCACTAGTCTCCAGCCTAAGGGTCAAATGACAAGAAGCTTAGATATATGAAAAGACTCTTTTCATTTAGTCAAGAATAAGTCGCAAAGATTATCTTCAAAAGCCTTTGAATCTTTCTTAGAGAAACTGTGATGCCTTATTGTCCTACGTGGGAATCTGAGCATTCCTATTCTCTACCTCTTATAGGATATCTTGCACTCCTCTCTTTCCTACTAGCCTTCATTTTCTTTCGAAAATGCCACAGACCCCTATtgccatccattccttcaaaacAAGATCTAAACCGATCTCCAATCCCATTAAAAGACTCTCCATTGCAGTATACAAAATCATACAAATTTCTTATCAAAAGCAAAGCCAACATTGTGAATACTATCCTACATCAGTGGCACCACTGTATTTTACACTAGTTACTTCTGTGGACTTTTGGCATATCATCATTCAAAACACATTCACTACATGAATATTATTGGAGTAGAAAAgtataaagaaacaaaatatcATAATCATCACAACTTTTCATGAGAACTTAGAGGAGGTAATATTAGTTGGAAGCAAGATTCAAAAGACttgatagagataaaaaaaatcGCATTATCAGAGCTGCTCCAAGTTTTGTTAATACTGTATGACAGACACAGATCAGAAGCACTACTAGTTTCTGACAACCAATAAGATTTCATCATATGACAATTGAAGATAACAAAAAGCTGCATTATTTGACGCAATAGTCTTACCAGGAATCAAATTGTTGTTATACCCATACAATATTGCAACAGGAACTATCCACATAAACAATGACGCAGTAACGAACTTTGTTATTACTCCGGCCATTGATATCTCCAATCTACagaataaacaagaaaaataatcaATATCAACATATTAACAAATCAAGATTCCCTTtcaaaaaataacaaatcaaGATGATATTAGAGCTATTTCACAGAGCGATTCATAGTCGATGACTCGATGAATTTTGGGCTCTTTAACATAAGCAACCGATGAGCAGGATTATATATAGTTTGCTATCAGGGCTATTAATCATTCTTGTGAACCATGCACAGGATCTCGGCCTTATGGTTCAGTCACTGATACATCTAATAGGACATATTCATACTTCAATTCAAGCAATTAAGTCGGTATATATAAACTGAAACTCAGAATCAGTTCCTTTATTTGTACCTAAATATGATAAAGTAACAATCTTTATGCTCAATGATCATAATTATAATTTAAGTATTCACTGGAACTTGGAACTAGGAACAAATAATCATATCAAATACCTATAAACAAGAAGACCAAAAAGAGATCATAACATTGGTGTACAAACGTAAAATATTACTATGCAATGCTTAAGTGAACTAGAAATTAAAGGGTTTTACTGGGTTCTGATAAGTACTTGAAATCAATCCATATTCAAGTAAAGACCAAAACTTTTCCAACGCAGCCGATTCAACAAGCAATCCCAGTGAACACTAGACACTAAACTTCGAAATTAAATTGTTTTTGAACAAGG harbors:
- the LOC133728848 gene encoding uncharacterized protein LOC133728848; its protein translation is MAGVITKFVTASLFMWIVPVAILYGYNNNLIPGSSDLSPHTLTLLSGFLAVVSVNIVIAFYIYMAMKEPSDKHEPDPAFLAEAKASVNQSAADAGSSSQSSKKEE
- the LOC133728847 gene encoding protein SUPPRESSOR OF FRI 4 isoform X1 — protein: MGKKKKRVASKVWCYYCDREFDDEKILVQHQKAKHFKCHVCHKKLSTAGGMAIHVLQVHKENVTKVPNAKAGRESTDIEIYGMQGIPPDVLAAHYGEEEDDAPSKMAKVEIPSTQLVSSVVPGSLGTYPPQPPFGMRPIYNSSIPMPHNGWQVAPRPQPWYPQPPAVSVPPPSGMGYSQQPLFPVQPPLPSTTSPGLQSSHVTPPGLPASMHPVPVSQPLFPVVGVNNLPTQSSPFSAPMLSTNNPSNPLGSMDAHQGTRTSIPNSYHASNIPGGNFNNSHSYASGPNTGGPSIGPPPVIANKAPQPATNEVYLVWDDEAMSMEERRMSLAKYQVHDETTQVSHTTSFTFTELDFSNQMGRLYVSAIQISLFTNSFLFINVFSV
- the LOC133728847 gene encoding protein SUPPRESSOR OF FRI 4 isoform X2; translation: MGKKKKRVASKVWCYYCDREFDDEKILVQHQKAKHFKCHVCHKKLSTAGGMAIHVLQVHKENVTKVPNAKAGRESTDIEIYGMQGIPPDVLAAHYGEEEDDAPSKMAKVEIPSTQLVSSVVPGSLGTYPPQPPFGMRPIYNSSIPMPHNGWQVAPRPQPWYPQPPAVSVPPPSGMGYSQQPLFPVQPPLPSTTSPGLQSSHVTPPGLPASMHPVPVSQPLFPVVGVNNLPTQSSPFSAPMLSTNNPSNPLGSMDAHQGTRTSIPNSYHASNIPGGNFNNSHSYASGPNTGGPSIGPPPVIANKAPQPATNEVYLVWDDEAMSMEERRMSLAKYQVHDETTQMSSIDAAIDRRILESRLAGRMAF
- the LOC133728846 gene encoding GTP-binding protein ERG codes for the protein MKSLRALRLLSSKPTNTTPSPTFLLLRRRRFYAAQPQQSDPTHTPSSSESDAENSFDSTHYDLPTTASDSKPQNPSWDEKYRSKADRLVPGDEAHKAKLRFLKEEEDERKRRLLAKALLEAALERGDEEESDGEEEVVKEEDQKSLTVGIIGAPNAGKSALTNYMVGTKVSAVSRKTNTTTHEVLGVITEGDTQICFFDTPGLSINTRGIPYKDFKVRVESAWSSVNLYDVLIVIFDVHRHLTRPDVRVIKTIKRMGMEPHPTQKRVLCMNKVDLVEKKKDLLTVAEQFKDLPGYERHFMISGLKGFGVKDLTEYLMLQALKRPWEEDPFTMSEEVLKNISLEVVREKLLDHIHQEIPYDIDHRLIDWKELRDGSIRIEQHFITHKPSQRKILVGKRGSKIGRIGMEANEELRSIFKRDVHLFLLVRLK